One region of Gloeocapsopsis sp. IPPAS B-1203 genomic DNA includes:
- a CDS encoding zinc-dependent alcohol dehydrogenase family protein yields the protein MRAMILDTPGKPLRVADLPIPTPNPQQVLIRVRACGICRTDLHIVDGELTQPKLPLVPGHQIVGIIEAVGEQVQQFKVGDRVGVPWLGYTCHHCRYCLSGKENLCDYAQFTGYQIDGGYAEYTVAEESFCFPLPDEYPDLQAAPLLCAGLIGYRAYRMTGDAQKLGFYGFGAAAHILIQLARYQGREVYAFTRKGDFKGQEFARALGAVWAGGSEELPPEPLDAAIIFAPIGALVPAALRAIVKGGVVVCAGIHMSDIPSFPYHILWEERVVRSVANLTRLDGEEFLALAPQVPIHTEVNLFPLNEANDALDALRSGKINGAAVLVVAHD from the coding sequence ATGCGGGCAATGATTCTAGATACACCAGGTAAACCCCTGCGTGTCGCTGACTTACCAATTCCAACACCAAATCCGCAGCAAGTTTTAATTCGCGTTCGCGCCTGCGGTATTTGTCGCACAGATCTACACATTGTTGATGGAGAACTTACACAACCGAAACTACCATTAGTTCCTGGACATCAAATTGTGGGAATTATTGAAGCAGTAGGGGAACAAGTACAGCAATTTAAAGTAGGAGATCGCGTTGGTGTTCCTTGGTTAGGGTATACGTGTCATCATTGCCGCTATTGTCTTAGTGGAAAAGAAAATCTCTGTGACTACGCGCAGTTTACAGGCTATCAAATCGATGGTGGCTATGCAGAATATACAGTTGCTGAAGAAAGCTTTTGTTTTCCTCTTCCTGATGAGTATCCAGATTTACAAGCTGCACCCTTACTGTGTGCGGGGTTAATTGGTTATCGTGCTTATCGCATGACAGGTGATGCCCAAAAGTTGGGTTTTTACGGCTTCGGTGCTGCTGCACATATTTTGATTCAACTCGCACGCTATCAAGGACGAGAAGTTTACGCTTTTACCCGTAAGGGAGATTTCAAAGGGCAAGAATTTGCTCGTGCACTTGGTGCTGTCTGGGCTGGCGGTTCAGAAGAATTACCACCGGAACCGTTAGATGCTGCAATTATTTTTGCGCCAATTGGTGCATTAGTCCCTGCTGCACTTCGTGCGATTGTTAAAGGGGGTGTCGTTGTTTGTGCAGGAATTCACATGAGTGATATTCCTTCATTTCCTTATCATATTTTGTGGGAAGAACGAGTTGTGCGATCAGTAGCAAATCTCACGCGTCTTGATGGCGAAGAATTCTTAGCTTTAGCGCCGCAAGTTCCAATTCATACTGAAGTCAATCTTTTTCCTCTAAATGAGGCAAACGATGCACTTGATGCCCTGCGCAGTGGCAAAATTAATGGCGCAGCTGTCTTAGTTGTCGCCCATGACTAA
- a CDS encoding iron-siderophore ABC transporter substrate-binding protein: MHASQCRVVEHAMGEACVPYYPQRVISLGDAANTIALGVKPVAGVFRGGFESLLGERITGIEQLPVVDPSLETIAVLNPDLILATYHKAIYNQLTQIAPTVLASWETGSDWKKVFFKEAEALGRVDQAQQLMADYETRLAQFKAEMNIDETPSGENRSNQIKVSVVRIYPEAIAIYFKDSFCGSILEDAGLSRPPAQDREWDGQQQLSKERIRDLDADVMFLWTYGYNAEIAQQVNTTLEKLKADPLWSQLKVVQQGKVYEVPSYWIGDSILAANAVLDDLFRYLVVKEE, from the coding sequence ATGCATGCATCACAGTGTCGAGTGGTTGAACATGCGATGGGTGAAGCCTGTGTCCCCTACTATCCGCAACGGGTTATTAGTCTTGGTGATGCAGCCAATACAATAGCATTGGGAGTCAAACCGGTTGCAGGTGTCTTTCGCGGTGGGTTCGAGTCTCTGCTTGGAGAACGCATTACAGGTATCGAACAACTACCAGTAGTAGATCCCAGTTTAGAAACCATTGCTGTCCTAAACCCCGATTTGATTCTGGCAACATATCACAAAGCAATCTACAACCAACTCACCCAAATTGCGCCGACTGTTTTGGCAAGTTGGGAAACTGGTTCAGATTGGAAAAAGGTCTTTTTCAAGGAAGCTGAAGCATTGGGACGAGTTGACCAAGCTCAGCAATTGATGGCTGATTACGAAACCAGATTGGCACAGTTTAAAGCTGAAATGAACATTGATGAAACCCCTTCAGGGGAAAATCGCTCGAATCAAATTAAAGTTTCAGTGGTTCGTATTTATCCAGAGGCGATCGCGATATATTTCAAGGATTCATTCTGCGGCAGCATTCTAGAAGATGCCGGATTGTCCCGTCCACCTGCTCAAGATAGAGAGTGGGATGGTCAGCAGCAACTTAGTAAAGAACGTATTCGTGACCTTGATGCAGATGTGATGTTTTTGTGGACGTATGGATACAACGCTGAAATTGCTCAACAGGTAAATACCACGCTAGAAAAGCTGAAAGCCGACCCTCTCTGGTCGCAATTAAAGGTTGTTCAACAAGGCAAGGTTTACGAAGTACCAAGTTACTGGATTGGCGATAGTATTCTGGCTGCCAATGCCGTATTAGATGACCTGTTTAGATATTTAGTAGTAAAAGAGGAGTAA
- a CDS encoding TonB-dependent siderophore receptor codes for MLNQLQQVFMVTSALMGVVSMSAIPVAWADTVSTDQRTNKPIPELSEFDQPATTVKEWNTQISASLVQITGVQVETSEAGLRAVLQTTEGELATPALQTVGNAVIVDVPNAVLALPDRNEFQQANPIEGIGLVSVTGLPGNRVRVAITGVDAPPTANLSMEATGLVLAVTPGMEVVETDEDAIQIVVTGQQEDYRVPNASTATRTDTPIRDIPQSIQVIPQQIIEDQGSTTLEDALRSVSGVNPGNNNANVAATQSFFIRGFTQNNLFRNGFSTSATAPIDSAGVEQIEVLRGPASVLFGQVEPGGIINVISKRPLDEPYYSFEGQIGSYEFYRPTLDISGPLTEDGSLLYRLNAAYTNADSFRDFVERETVYVAPVVTYQFSDQTRITLDLEYTYDDRTLDRGLPIIGSQPGEIPRSRFLQEPDDFRRIENVFTGYEFEHNFSENWRLRNLFRYQYNEFMTEEISGTTVLDDNRTLERGYQYQENRRDQFNLITDVTGNFSTGSINHTLLLGLDLRWETEDYTGQFGPADPIDILTPFMVLQSPLI; via the coding sequence ATGTTGAATCAACTGCAACAGGTGTTCATGGTTACGAGTGCCCTAATGGGTGTCGTGTCAATGTCTGCAATCCCAGTGGCATGGGCAGACACAGTTTCAACTGACCAAAGGACAAACAAGCCGATTCCTGAACTGAGTGAATTCGACCAACCTGCAACGACAGTCAAGGAGTGGAACACTCAAATTTCAGCTTCCCTAGTGCAAATTACTGGGGTACAAGTCGAGACTAGCGAGGCAGGCTTACGGGCGGTGTTGCAAACGACTGAAGGGGAACTCGCAACCCCAGCACTTCAAACGGTGGGCAATGCGGTAATTGTCGATGTTCCCAATGCGGTGTTGGCGTTGCCAGATAGGAATGAGTTTCAGCAGGCAAATCCGATCGAGGGTATTGGGCTGGTGAGTGTGACGGGTTTACCAGGGAATCGCGTGCGCGTGGCGATTACAGGAGTGGATGCGCCGCCGACTGCCAATCTAAGCATGGAAGCAACAGGGCTAGTATTAGCGGTTACGCCTGGAATGGAGGTGGTAGAAACAGACGAGGACGCAATTCAAATTGTGGTAACGGGACAACAAGAAGACTACCGCGTACCGAATGCGAGTACGGCAACTCGAACGGATACCCCAATCCGTGATATTCCCCAATCTATTCAGGTGATTCCTCAGCAGATCATTGAAGATCAAGGCAGTACAACGCTCGAAGATGCGCTACGGAGTGTAAGCGGTGTCAACCCTGGTAATAACAACGCTAATGTTGCTGCTACACAAAGCTTTTTCATCCGAGGCTTTACACAAAACAATCTCTTCAGGAACGGATTTTCCACTAGCGCAACTGCTCCCATTGACAGCGCTGGCGTGGAGCAAATCGAAGTTTTACGAGGTCCCGCTTCTGTTCTGTTTGGGCAAGTTGAGCCTGGAGGAATTATTAATGTAATTTCAAAACGCCCCCTTGATGAGCCTTATTATTCATTTGAAGGGCAAATTGGCAGCTACGAGTTTTATCGCCCAACACTAGACATTTCTGGACCCTTAACTGAGGATGGTAGCCTGCTTTACCGACTGAATGCAGCTTACACCAATGCAGATTCATTTCGAGATTTTGTCGAACGGGAAACTGTCTACGTTGCTCCTGTCGTTACGTATCAGTTTTCAGATCAAACTCGCATCACCCTTGATCTTGAATATACCTATGACGATCGAACCTTAGATCGAGGTCTGCCGATCATTGGTAGCCAACCTGGAGAGATCCCTAGAAGTCGATTTCTGCAAGAACCGGATGATTTTAGGCGAATCGAGAATGTTTTCACAGGCTATGAATTTGAACATAACTTTAGTGAAAACTGGCGACTTCGTAATCTGTTTCGCTATCAATATAATGAATTTATGACTGAGGAGATATCCGGTACAACAGTTTTAGATGACAACCGAACATTGGAGCGAGGCTATCAGTATCAAGAAAACAGACGAGATCAATTTAATTTAATTACGGATGTCACTGGTAATTTCTCGACTGGTTCGATCAATCACACTCTTTTGCTAGGTCTCGATCTGAGATGGGAAACGGAAGACTATACTGGTCAGTTTGGACCCGCTGATCCCATTGATATTTTAACCCCGTTTATGGTGCTCCAATCACCACTGATTTGA
- a CDS encoding AraC family transcriptional regulator, whose product MAIALSYADYCALLQENADSKIASHQTDITLKYPSQLGHGFMREVRLREGLALAIADYQYHDDIIIYTPDREHLLEYTFNIPDDYSSLADAIPYHLFGSGIALRESCQEYANQRIIWVSVHINPDVFRAFAGTPDGEVPNALQHLIGDPNQEYYVRPGQATPAMHIALRQILHCPYQGFTQRMFLEGKVLELMSLLLEQEAEIHLGKQAFAALKPDDVDRVYYAKDILLQQLNNPPSLTQLARQVGLNECTLKRGFRQVFGTTAFSYLYEYRLEQARQLLQERRLNVSEVAHSVGFGSCSHLSKAFRHKYGISPKQYQTQYHTSDF is encoded by the coding sequence ATGGCGATCGCCCTTTCATACGCTGACTACTGCGCGCTGTTGCAGGAAAATGCAGATAGTAAAATTGCTTCTCATCAAACTGACATTACCCTGAAGTATCCGTCACAGTTGGGGCATGGCTTTATGCGAGAAGTTCGCCTGCGAGAAGGGTTAGCTTTGGCGATCGCAGACTACCAATATCACGACGATATTATTATCTATACTCCCGACCGCGAACATCTTTTGGAATACACTTTCAACATTCCAGACGATTATTCAAGCTTGGCTGATGCGATTCCTTACCATCTATTTGGCAGCGGCATCGCGCTGAGGGAGAGTTGCCAGGAGTATGCCAACCAGCGAATTATCTGGGTGAGCGTTCATATCAACCCAGATGTGTTTCGAGCGTTTGCAGGCACACCCGATGGGGAAGTTCCTAATGCACTACAGCACTTGATTGGCGATCCCAATCAGGAATACTACGTCCGTCCAGGGCAGGCAACCCCAGCGATGCATATTGCCTTACGACAGATTTTGCACTGTCCCTATCAAGGTTTCACCCAGCGAATGTTTCTCGAAGGCAAGGTGTTGGAATTGATGTCACTCTTGCTGGAACAGGAGGCAGAAATTCATCTAGGCAAACAAGCATTTGCCGCTCTAAAACCAGATGATGTCGATCGGGTTTACTATGCGAAGGACATCTTGTTACAGCAGTTGAACAATCCACCGTCTTTGACTCAATTGGCTCGGCAAGTGGGTTTGAATGAGTGTACACTCAAGCGAGGGTTTCGTCAGGTGTTTGGCACCACGGCTTTTAGCTATCTGTACGAGTACCGTTTGGAGCAAGCTCGTCAACTTTTACAAGAACGCCGCCTCAATGTATCAGAAGTTGCCCATAGTGTTGGCTTTGGCAGTTGCAGCCATCTGTCAAAGGCATTTCGCCACAAGTACGGCATTTCTCCAAAACAATATCAGACTCAATACCACACTTCAGATTTTTGA
- the ggt gene encoding gamma-glutamyltransferase, with protein MTKITHGTIAAGHHKTAEAGIEMFRNGGNAFDAATAAMLASFVTESALTSAGGSGFLLAHTNQNENILFDFFSQTPRHKRHVRELNFYPIEIVYGDAAQEFHIGLGSIAVPGNIAGIFHIQERLGKLPFKAIAEPAIHYAKTGVEVGNFQSYCLNILKKIMVSSPEGKQIYAPTGEIRQLGEKIFMPNFADTLSHLAVTGCQEFYQGDIARQLVNDCQEHGGYLTLEDLRSYQVIERTPLKVNYRGNTFLTNPPPSSGGILMAFALELLSNIDLETVGFGTSRHLQILAEVMRLTNEARKDGYNTNIYQKDVAEKFLSEEHIAQYEKQLTDAHKWGSTTHISVVDAEGNAASVTTTHGEGSSYMIPGTGIMMNNILGEEDLNPHGFHQWQENVRISSMMAPTIVLKDNQPEIVLGSGGANRIRTAILQVISNIIDFKMPVHEAVSSPRVHWENNIFNVEPGFSDSVIKAIENDDDQLILWNTKNMFFGGVHTVMETSEGVISGAGDERRNGAIAQI; from the coding sequence ATGACTAAAATAACGCACGGTACGATCGCCGCTGGACATCATAAAACTGCCGAAGCTGGTATTGAAATGTTTCGTAATGGTGGTAACGCATTTGATGCTGCAACAGCAGCAATGTTGGCGTCTTTTGTTACCGAATCGGCACTAACTTCAGCTGGTGGTAGTGGCTTTCTGCTAGCGCATACCAATCAAAACGAAAATATTTTATTTGATTTCTTCTCACAAACACCGCGACACAAAAGACATGTTCGCGAACTTAACTTTTATCCGATTGAAATTGTTTATGGTGATGCCGCCCAAGAGTTTCATATTGGGCTTGGTTCAATAGCTGTACCAGGAAATATTGCCGGAATTTTTCACATTCAAGAAAGATTAGGGAAATTGCCTTTTAAGGCGATCGCTGAACCTGCAATTCATTATGCAAAAACAGGCGTAGAAGTTGGTAACTTTCAATCTTATTGCTTAAATATCCTCAAAAAAATAATGGTTTCCTCTCCCGAAGGAAAGCAAATATATGCACCAACTGGAGAAATCCGTCAACTTGGTGAAAAAATATTCATGCCTAATTTTGCTGATACTTTATCACATCTAGCAGTAACAGGATGCCAAGAATTTTATCAAGGAGACATTGCACGTCAGCTAGTGAATGATTGTCAAGAACATGGTGGATATTTAACATTAGAAGATCTTAGAAGTTATCAAGTTATCGAAAGAACGCCTTTAAAAGTTAATTATCGCGGCAATACTTTTTTAACGAATCCTCCTCCTAGTTCGGGCGGAATATTAATGGCATTTGCCTTAGAACTTTTATCAAATATTGATTTAGAAACTGTTGGCTTTGGTACATCGCGTCATTTACAAATTTTAGCTGAAGTCATGCGACTTACAAATGAAGCAAGAAAAGATGGATATAATACAAATATCTATCAAAAAGATGTTGCTGAAAAGTTTTTATCAGAAGAGCATATTGCTCAATACGAAAAACAATTAACCGATGCGCATAAGTGGGGAAGTACAACTCATATTAGCGTTGTTGATGCCGAAGGTAATGCAGCTAGTGTAACAACGACACACGGAGAAGGTTCTTCTTATATGATTCCTGGCACAGGAATTATGATGAATAATATCTTGGGAGAAGAAGATTTAAATCCACATGGATTCCATCAATGGCAAGAGAATGTAAGAATTTCTTCGATGATGGCACCAACAATAGTACTCAAAGATAATCAACCTGAAATTGTTCTAGGATCGGGAGGAGCAAATCGCATTAGAACAGCAATTTTACAGGTTATTTCTAATATTATTGATTTTAAAATGCCTGTACATGAAGCAGTAAGCAGTCCTCGCGTTCATTGGGAAAATAATATTTTTAATGTTGAACCAGGATTTAGTGATTCAGTCATTAAAGCAATCGAAAATGATGACGATCAATTGATTTTATGGAATACAAAGAATATGTTTTTCGGTGGCGTACACACCGTTATGGAAACATCTGAAGGTGTTATTTCGGGTGCAGGAGATGAACGAAGAAATGGTGCGATCGCCCAAATTTAA
- a CDS encoding TonB-dependent receptor: MTDFDIESELNWVGIYLQDQVSLLDNLILLLGGRLDFVNSRLISRDEFGVLDNRVEDTAFSPRVGIVYRLIEPLSLYASYSESFLPVSGFSAGLTFEGDPFEQTTGQQFEIGAKAEFLDGRLGATLALYDLTKQNVLTADTDNPGFQIQTGEQRSRGIEFNVIGEIIPGLNVLGSYAYTDARITRDNRPDRVGLRPINTPEHAGSLWLTYEFQQGSLQGLGLGAGVFTASRIDGSDGTYFLPGYATVDLATWYNFSAGDSDIRLQLNIKNLFDTDYYRATSSRGFNQPGDPFTVIGSVSVTF, from the coding sequence TTGACAGATTTTGACATTGAAAGTGAGCTTAACTGGGTAGGAATTTATCTTCAAGATCAGGTTTCGCTGTTGGATAATCTCATCCTGCTCTTGGGAGGGCGGCTAGATTTTGTCAATAGTCGGCTAATTTCAAGGGATGAGTTTGGCGTTCTTGATAATAGAGTTGAAGATACTGCGTTTAGTCCAAGGGTGGGAATTGTCTATCGCCTAATTGAGCCACTCTCCTTATACGCTAGCTATAGCGAGTCGTTCCTGCCTGTATCTGGTTTCTCCGCAGGGCTTACCTTTGAGGGCGATCCATTTGAACAAACTACAGGACAACAGTTTGAGATAGGTGCCAAAGCCGAGTTTCTAGATGGTCGATTAGGTGCAACCCTTGCTCTTTACGACCTAACAAAACAGAATGTTCTCACGGCTGATACAGACAATCCAGGATTCCAAATTCAAACTGGGGAACAACGCAGTCGTGGTATTGAATTTAATGTAATTGGTGAAATTATACCGGGACTCAACGTCCTTGGGTCCTATGCTTATACTGATGCCAGGATTACTAGAGATAACAGACCTGACCGTGTAGGTCTACGTCCGATTAATACCCCTGAACATGCAGGCAGTCTCTGGCTAACGTATGAATTTCAGCAAGGGAGTTTGCAAGGGCTAGGCTTGGGAGCAGGAGTCTTCACTGCTAGCAGGATCGATGGGAGTGATGGTACCTATTTTCTTCCAGGTTATGCAACTGTTGATTTGGCAACTTGGTACAACTTTTCAGCAGGAGACAGTGATATTAGGCTTCAACTCAACATCAAGAATTTATTTGATACGGACTATTATCGCGCCACAAGTAGCAGAGGCTTTAATCAGCCGGGCGATCCATTCACTGTCATTGGTTCTGTGTCTGTAACCTTCTAA
- a CDS encoding GDSL-type esterase/lipase family protein, whose protein sequence is MAFIQGTSKNDTLTGTALADTLYGYAGNDKIYGYGGNDLLRGGSGNDTLFGGRGNDTLFGGSGDDRLVGGRGIDTASYSQATRGIVANLKKGIVVTPIFNPSSQPKIMPLGDSITEGKHRVDPTPGTYRIQLWNNVSADGLKIDFVGSQFNGPPSLDDKNHEGHGGWTIDEITNLVDRGILKTYQPDIVLLMIGTNDALGRSGLREMYNDLSYLIDRIAQQSANTQILVSSIAPIDASVRSKTAANLAQDFNALLPGLVDRKVAQGKNVSFVNAGGSLKLSDLTPDGIHPRRQGYDKLGNAWYDALVDRDTLTGIENVTGSRFADKLIGNGAANVLQGNAGNDTLIGGFGNDTLIGGSGYDRFVFNYPAEGVDIIRDFNPNFDKIVVSQAGFGGGLSRGTITSREFRVASAQNSSDRFIYNRSNGNLFFDVDGTGNADAIQIAKLIGEPNLTRNNIVVI, encoded by the coding sequence ATGGCTTTTATTCAAGGAACTTCTAAAAATGATACCCTGACTGGCACTGCACTAGCAGATACGCTCTACGGTTATGCCGGAAACGACAAAATTTACGGTTATGGTGGTAATGACCTGCTTCGAGGAGGTAGTGGCAATGATACCCTCTTTGGCGGTCGTGGCAATGATACACTCTTTGGTGGTAGCGGCGACGATCGACTTGTTGGCGGTCGTGGAATAGACACAGCTAGTTATAGCCAAGCTACTCGAGGAATTGTTGCGAATCTCAAAAAAGGAATTGTTGTTACACCCATCTTTAATCCATCAAGTCAACCCAAAATTATGCCTTTGGGTGACTCAATCACTGAGGGAAAACACCGCGTTGACCCTACTCCTGGAACTTACCGAATTCAACTATGGAATAATGTGTCGGCTGATGGTTTGAAAATCGACTTTGTTGGTTCGCAGTTTAATGGACCTCCAAGCCTTGATGACAAAAACCACGAAGGGCACGGTGGTTGGACAATCGATGAAATCACTAATTTAGTTGATAGAGGAATTCTCAAAACCTACCAACCTGATATTGTGTTACTAATGATCGGCACAAATGATGCTTTAGGTCGTAGTGGTTTGAGAGAAATGTACAACGACTTAAGCTACTTAATTGACCGCATTGCGCAGCAATCAGCAAACACTCAGATACTTGTTTCGTCCATTGCTCCAATTGATGCTAGTGTTCGTAGCAAAACCGCTGCTAACCTTGCTCAAGATTTTAATGCTCTTCTTCCTGGCTTAGTTGATCGCAAAGTTGCGCAAGGCAAGAATGTTAGCTTTGTCAATGCAGGAGGTAGTCTTAAGCTGAGTGACTTAACTCCCGATGGTATTCATCCTCGTCGTCAAGGCTACGATAAACTGGGAAACGCTTGGTATGATGCACTAGTTGACCGCGATACTCTGACGGGGATAGAAAATGTTACAGGATCGCGATTTGCTGATAAGTTAATCGGCAATGGTGCTGCTAATGTTCTGCAAGGGAATGCTGGTAATGATACACTCATTGGCGGGTTTGGTAATGATACGTTAATTGGCGGTTCTGGTTACGATCGCTTTGTATTTAATTACCCCGCTGAGGGAGTTGATATTATTAGAGACTTTAATCCCAACTTCGATAAAATCGTAGTTTCTCAAGCAGGTTTTGGTGGTGGGCTTTCGAGAGGGACTATTACAAGCAGAGAGTTTCGCGTAGCATCTGCACAAAATTCAAGCGATCGCTTCATTTACAACCGCAGTAACGGTAATTTATTCTTTGACGTTGATGGGACTGGCAACGCTGACGCGATTCAAATTGCCAAACTGATCGGCGAACCAAATCTTACACGTAATAACATTGTTGTTATCTAG
- a CDS encoding pyridoxal phosphate-dependent aminotransferase → MKLAARVGEVTPSLTLAIAAKAKAMKLDGIDVCSFSAGEPDFDTPTHIKTAAHKALDEGKTKYGPAAGEPKLREAIARKLQNENHLDYNTENIIVTNGGKHSLFNLMLALIEPDDEVIIPAPYWLSYPEMVKLAGGKPVIVQTDAATEYKITPAQLRSVITAKTKLFIFNSPCNPTGIVYTPAEIQALAEVIVAQDILVVSDEIYEKIIYDDAKHVSIGSLGKEIFARTIVSSGFAKAYSMTGWRLGYLAGAVELIKAVSTIQGHSTSNVCTFAQYGAIAAFEESQECVEQMRLAFAERRQVMLERIRAIPGISCAPPNGAFYLFVNINKTGLSSLEFCDNLLETHQVAAVPGIAFGADDHIRLSYATDMASIEKGMDRLHKFVQSQLS, encoded by the coding sequence ATGAAGTTGGCAGCACGAGTAGGTGAGGTAACTCCGTCTTTAACACTGGCGATCGCCGCCAAAGCCAAAGCAATGAAGCTAGACGGAATCGATGTTTGTAGTTTTAGCGCGGGAGAACCAGATTTTGATACTCCCACACACATCAAAACCGCTGCTCACAAAGCCTTAGATGAAGGTAAAACAAAGTACGGTCCCGCCGCTGGGGAACCAAAATTACGCGAAGCGATCGCCCGCAAGCTGCAAAATGAGAATCACCTCGACTACAACACCGAAAATATCATTGTTACCAATGGTGGTAAACACAGCTTATTTAACTTGATGCTGGCATTGATCGAGCCAGATGATGAAGTGATTATTCCTGCGCCTTACTGGCTAAGTTATCCCGAAATGGTCAAGCTAGCTGGAGGAAAGCCCGTCATTGTCCAGACGGATGCTGCGACAGAATACAAAATTACACCAGCGCAATTACGTTCAGTAATTACTGCGAAGACTAAGCTGTTTATCTTCAATTCGCCGTGTAATCCTACAGGTATTGTTTATACTCCTGCGGAAATTCAAGCCCTTGCAGAAGTCATAGTCGCACAAGATATTTTAGTTGTTTCAGACGAAATTTACGAAAAGATTATTTACGACGATGCCAAGCACGTTAGTATCGGCTCACTAGGCAAGGAAATTTTTGCACGGACAATTGTCAGTAGTGGCTTTGCCAAAGCGTACTCGATGACAGGTTGGCGACTTGGTTATTTAGCAGGTGCAGTCGAGTTAATTAAAGCAGTCAGTACGATTCAAGGTCACAGTACTTCTAATGTGTGTACGTTTGCACAGTATGGTGCGATCGCTGCATTTGAAGAATCACAAGAGTGTGTAGAACAAATGCGTTTAGCCTTTGCCGAACGACGACAGGTTATGTTGGAGCGAATCCGTGCTATACCTGGAATTAGTTGTGCGCCACCGAATGGTGCGTTCTATTTATTCGTCAATATCAATAAAACAGGCTTAAGTTCGCTAGAATTCTGCGACAACCTCCTAGAAACTCACCAAGTTGCGGCTGTTCCTGGTATCGCTTTCGGCGCAGACGATCATATTCGTCTCTCCTATGCTACCGATATGGCATCAATAGAAAAGGGCATGGATCGCTTGCATAAATTTGTACAAAGCCAATTATCCTAA
- a CDS encoding DUF433 domain-containing protein: MQAATDIGTLIVQTSGICGGRPRIAGTRITVQNVAIDFNAGMKPEDIIAERTHLRQAQVYAALAYYYANKEAIDAEIAAYYKEFEHLEVEY; encoded by the coding sequence ATGCAAGCAGCTACTGATATTGGTACGTTGATTGTTCAAACTTCTGGAATTTGTGGCGGTCGTCCTCGCATTGCTGGAACTCGAATTACGGTTCAAAATGTTGCAATCGATTTCAATGCAGGGATGAAACCGGAAGATATTATTGCTGAGAGGACACACCTGAGGCAAGCACAAGTTTATGCAGCTTTAGCTTACTACTACGCGAACAAAGAAGCAATTGATGCAGAGATAGCCGCTTACTATAAGGAATTCGAGCATTTGGAAGTTGAGTATTAG
- a CDS encoding DUF5615 family PIN-like protein, which produces MSQIRLYVDEDALQDALVKVLRSSGVDVMTVADADRLSYSDENQLIWAAKQVRVIYSFNMGDFHQLHSVFLAEAKSHSGIILAPQQRY; this is translated from the coding sequence GTGAGCCAAATCCGCCTCTATGTTGACGAAGATGCCCTTCAAGATGCTTTAGTCAAGGTTCTTCGGAGTTCTGGTGTAGATGTGATGACAGTTGCTGATGCTGACAGGCTGAGTTATTCAGACGAAAACCAACTCATCTGGGCAGCAAAACAGGTGCGTGTTATTTACAGTTTCAACATGGGAGACTTTCATCAACTGCACAGCGTTTTCTTGGCTGAGGCAAAAAGTCACAGTGGTATTATTCTGGCTCCACAGCAGCGTTACTAA